In Ciconia boyciana chromosome 3, ASM3463844v1, whole genome shotgun sequence, a genomic segment contains:
- the TMEM151B gene encoding transmembrane protein 151B isoform X2 — protein sequence MSPPASAAAASEGGSSTPVPPEEEAEGAREEQRPVKQSLSKSLCRESHWKCLLLSLLMYGCMGAMTWCHVTKVTRLTFDSAYKGKSMMYHDSPCSNGYVYIPLAFLVMLYVVYLVECWHCYTRNELQYKVDVESVHERVQRMQQATPCIWWKAISYHYVRRTRQVTRYRNGDAYTTTQVYHERVNTHVAEAEFDYSNCGVKDISKDLIDLESYPATRLRFTKCFSFANVESENSYLTQRARFFTENEGLDDYMEAREGMHLKNVDFKEYMVAFSDPDNLPWYVSHYVFWVAALLTLSWPLRVLNEYRTSYVHYHVEKLFGFDYVAVTPAEERSFCRRMPRVNTVDSTELEWHIRSNQQLVPSYSEAVLMDLVGLSSCTSYSACRYGGYRQNCEQCHRTISSSSIFSRSALSICNGSPRIPFSSSRFSLGRLYGSRRSCLWQSRSGSLNEQSCPTEQTRLSSQVTVEEEEPPPYQDALYFPILIVHRNEGCLNHDHRHLHRNGSCVETSL from the coding sequence CAGCGGCCAGTGAAGCAGTCTCTCAGCAAGTCCCTGTGCCGAGAGTCCCACTGGAAAtgcctgctgctgtccctcctCATGTACGGCTGCATGGGAGCCATGACCTGGTGCCATGTCACCAAGGTGACCCGGCTGACCTTTGACAGCGCTTACAAGGGCAAGTCCATGATGTACCATGACAGCCCCTGTTCCAACGGCTACGTCTACATCCCCTTGGCCTTCCTGGTGATGCTCTACGTGGTGTACTTGGTGGAGTGCTGGCACTGCTACACCCGCAACGAGCTGCAGTACAAAGTGGACGTGGAGAGCGTGCACGAGCGCGTGCAGCGGATGCAGCAGGCGACCCCCTGCATCTGGTGGAAGGCCATCAGCTACCACTATGTCCGCAGGACCCGGCAGGTTACCCGCTACCGCAACGGGGATGCCTACACCACCACTCAAGTGTATCACGAGCGGGTCAACACCCACGTGGCAGAGGCTGAGTTTGATTATTCCAATTGTGGAGTTAAGGACATCTCCAAGGACCTCATTGACTTGGAGAGCTACCCGGCCACGCGGCTCCGCTTTACCAAGTGTTTCAGCTTTGCCAATGTGGAGTCGGAGAACTCCTACCTGACCCAGCGGGCCCGCTTCTTCACGGAGAACGAGGGCCTAGATGACTACATGGAGGCCAGGGAGGGGATGCACCTCAAAAACGTGGACTTCAAGGAATACATGGTGGCCTTTTCCGACCCAGACAACCTGCCTTGGTACGTATCCCACTATGTCTTCTGGGTGGCGGCTCTGCTGACCCTATCCTGGCCCCTGCGGGTGCTGAATGAGTACCGCACCTCCTACGTCCATTACCACGTGGAGAAACTCTTTGGGTTCGACTACGTGGCGGTGACGCCGGCCGAGGAACGCTCCTTCTGCCGGAGGATGCCCCGTGTCAACACAGTGGACAGCACCGAGCTGGAGTGGCACATCCGATCCAACCAGCAGCTGGTGCCCAGCTACTCGGAAGCGGTCCTGATGGACTTGGTGGGGCTCTCCAGCTGCACCAGCTACTCCGCTTGCCGGTACGGGGGCTACCGGCAGAACTGCGAGCAGTGCCACAGGACTATAAGCAGCTCCTCCATCTTCTCCCGCAGTGCCCTGAGCATCTGCAACGGCAGCCCCAGGATCCCCTTCAGCAGCAGCCGCTTCTCCCTGGGCCGCCTGTACGGCTCGCGACGCAGCTGCCTCTGGCAGAGCCGGAGTGGGAGCCTGAACGAGCAGAGCTGCCCCACCGAGCAGACCCGCCTCTCCAGCCAGGTgactgtggaggaggaagagcccCCTCCTTACCAGGATGCCCTCTACTTCCCCATCCTCATCGTGCACCGCAACGAAGGCTGCCTGAACCATGACCACCGTCACCTCCACCGCAACGGGTCCTGCGTGGAGACCTCACTGTGA
- the TMEM151B gene encoding transmembrane protein 151B isoform X3, which yields MYGCMGAMTWCHVTKVTRLTFDSAYKGKSMMYHDSPCSNGYVYIPLAFLVMLYVVYLVECWHCYTRNELQYKVDVESVHERVQRMQQATPCIWWKAISYHYVRRTRQVTRYRNGDAYTTTQVYHERVNTHVAEAEFDYSNCGVKDISKDLIDLESYPATRLRFTKCFSFANVESENSYLTQRARFFTENEGLDDYMEAREGMHLKNVDFKEYMVAFSDPDNLPWYVSHYVFWVAALLTLSWPLRVLNEYRTSYVHYHVEKLFGFDYVAVTPAEERSFCRRMPRVNTVDSTELEWHIRSNQQLVPSYSEAVLMDLVGLSSCTSYSACRYGGYRQNCEQCHRTISSSSIFSRSALSICNGSPRIPFSSSRFSLGRLYGSRRSCLWQSRSGSLNEQSCPTEQTRLSSQVTVEEEEPPPYQDALYFPILIVHRNEGCLNHDHRHLHRNGSCVETSL from the coding sequence ATGTACGGCTGCATGGGAGCCATGACCTGGTGCCATGTCACCAAGGTGACCCGGCTGACCTTTGACAGCGCTTACAAGGGCAAGTCCATGATGTACCATGACAGCCCCTGTTCCAACGGCTACGTCTACATCCCCTTGGCCTTCCTGGTGATGCTCTACGTGGTGTACTTGGTGGAGTGCTGGCACTGCTACACCCGCAACGAGCTGCAGTACAAAGTGGACGTGGAGAGCGTGCACGAGCGCGTGCAGCGGATGCAGCAGGCGACCCCCTGCATCTGGTGGAAGGCCATCAGCTACCACTATGTCCGCAGGACCCGGCAGGTTACCCGCTACCGCAACGGGGATGCCTACACCACCACTCAAGTGTATCACGAGCGGGTCAACACCCACGTGGCAGAGGCTGAGTTTGATTATTCCAATTGTGGAGTTAAGGACATCTCCAAGGACCTCATTGACTTGGAGAGCTACCCGGCCACGCGGCTCCGCTTTACCAAGTGTTTCAGCTTTGCCAATGTGGAGTCGGAGAACTCCTACCTGACCCAGCGGGCCCGCTTCTTCACGGAGAACGAGGGCCTAGATGACTACATGGAGGCCAGGGAGGGGATGCACCTCAAAAACGTGGACTTCAAGGAATACATGGTGGCCTTTTCCGACCCAGACAACCTGCCTTGGTACGTATCCCACTATGTCTTCTGGGTGGCGGCTCTGCTGACCCTATCCTGGCCCCTGCGGGTGCTGAATGAGTACCGCACCTCCTACGTCCATTACCACGTGGAGAAACTCTTTGGGTTCGACTACGTGGCGGTGACGCCGGCCGAGGAACGCTCCTTCTGCCGGAGGATGCCCCGTGTCAACACAGTGGACAGCACCGAGCTGGAGTGGCACATCCGATCCAACCAGCAGCTGGTGCCCAGCTACTCGGAAGCGGTCCTGATGGACTTGGTGGGGCTCTCCAGCTGCACCAGCTACTCCGCTTGCCGGTACGGGGGCTACCGGCAGAACTGCGAGCAGTGCCACAGGACTATAAGCAGCTCCTCCATCTTCTCCCGCAGTGCCCTGAGCATCTGCAACGGCAGCCCCAGGATCCCCTTCAGCAGCAGCCGCTTCTCCCTGGGCCGCCTGTACGGCTCGCGACGCAGCTGCCTCTGGCAGAGCCGGAGTGGGAGCCTGAACGAGCAGAGCTGCCCCACCGAGCAGACCCGCCTCTCCAGCCAGGTgactgtggaggaggaagagcccCCTCCTTACCAGGATGCCCTCTACTTCCCCATCCTCATCGTGCACCGCAACGAAGGCTGCCTGAACCATGACCACCGTCACCTCCACCGCAACGGGTCCTGCGTGGAGACCTCACTGTGA
- the TMEM151B gene encoding transmembrane protein 151B isoform X1 translates to MPRSLTAPPRAGPGFARTEVAAFQSWKSTFPFVWFVKHLRSTSEPLGLPSVVVGITITKQRPSQLQKQRPVKQSLSKSLCRESHWKCLLLSLLMYGCMGAMTWCHVTKVTRLTFDSAYKGKSMMYHDSPCSNGYVYIPLAFLVMLYVVYLVECWHCYTRNELQYKVDVESVHERVQRMQQATPCIWWKAISYHYVRRTRQVTRYRNGDAYTTTQVYHERVNTHVAEAEFDYSNCGVKDISKDLIDLESYPATRLRFTKCFSFANVESENSYLTQRARFFTENEGLDDYMEAREGMHLKNVDFKEYMVAFSDPDNLPWYVSHYVFWVAALLTLSWPLRVLNEYRTSYVHYHVEKLFGFDYVAVTPAEERSFCRRMPRVNTVDSTELEWHIRSNQQLVPSYSEAVLMDLVGLSSCTSYSACRYGGYRQNCEQCHRTISSSSIFSRSALSICNGSPRIPFSSSRFSLGRLYGSRRSCLWQSRSGSLNEQSCPTEQTRLSSQVTVEEEEPPPYQDALYFPILIVHRNEGCLNHDHRHLHRNGSCVETSL, encoded by the exons AGGTGGCTGCGTTTCAGTCGTGGAAAAGTACTTTCCCATTCGTGTGGTTTGTAAAGCACCTGAGAAGCACTTCAGAGCCCCTTGGGCTGCCAAGTGTTGTGGTGGGAATCACCATTACCAAGCAGAGAccttcccagctgcagaag CAGCGGCCAGTGAAGCAGTCTCTCAGCAAGTCCCTGTGCCGAGAGTCCCACTGGAAAtgcctgctgctgtccctcctCATGTACGGCTGCATGGGAGCCATGACCTGGTGCCATGTCACCAAGGTGACCCGGCTGACCTTTGACAGCGCTTACAAGGGCAAGTCCATGATGTACCATGACAGCCCCTGTTCCAACGGCTACGTCTACATCCCCTTGGCCTTCCTGGTGATGCTCTACGTGGTGTACTTGGTGGAGTGCTGGCACTGCTACACCCGCAACGAGCTGCAGTACAAAGTGGACGTGGAGAGCGTGCACGAGCGCGTGCAGCGGATGCAGCAGGCGACCCCCTGCATCTGGTGGAAGGCCATCAGCTACCACTATGTCCGCAGGACCCGGCAGGTTACCCGCTACCGCAACGGGGATGCCTACACCACCACTCAAGTGTATCACGAGCGGGTCAACACCCACGTGGCAGAGGCTGAGTTTGATTATTCCAATTGTGGAGTTAAGGACATCTCCAAGGACCTCATTGACTTGGAGAGCTACCCGGCCACGCGGCTCCGCTTTACCAAGTGTTTCAGCTTTGCCAATGTGGAGTCGGAGAACTCCTACCTGACCCAGCGGGCCCGCTTCTTCACGGAGAACGAGGGCCTAGATGACTACATGGAGGCCAGGGAGGGGATGCACCTCAAAAACGTGGACTTCAAGGAATACATGGTGGCCTTTTCCGACCCAGACAACCTGCCTTGGTACGTATCCCACTATGTCTTCTGGGTGGCGGCTCTGCTGACCCTATCCTGGCCCCTGCGGGTGCTGAATGAGTACCGCACCTCCTACGTCCATTACCACGTGGAGAAACTCTTTGGGTTCGACTACGTGGCGGTGACGCCGGCCGAGGAACGCTCCTTCTGCCGGAGGATGCCCCGTGTCAACACAGTGGACAGCACCGAGCTGGAGTGGCACATCCGATCCAACCAGCAGCTGGTGCCCAGCTACTCGGAAGCGGTCCTGATGGACTTGGTGGGGCTCTCCAGCTGCACCAGCTACTCCGCTTGCCGGTACGGGGGCTACCGGCAGAACTGCGAGCAGTGCCACAGGACTATAAGCAGCTCCTCCATCTTCTCCCGCAGTGCCCTGAGCATCTGCAACGGCAGCCCCAGGATCCCCTTCAGCAGCAGCCGCTTCTCCCTGGGCCGCCTGTACGGCTCGCGACGCAGCTGCCTCTGGCAGAGCCGGAGTGGGAGCCTGAACGAGCAGAGCTGCCCCACCGAGCAGACCCGCCTCTCCAGCCAGGTgactgtggaggaggaagagcccCCTCCTTACCAGGATGCCCTCTACTTCCCCATCCTCATCGTGCACCGCAACGAAGGCTGCCTGAACCATGACCACCGTCACCTCCACCGCAACGGGTCCTGCGTGGAGACCTCACTGTGA